A region from the Achromobacter seleniivolatilans genome encodes:
- the kdpC gene encoding potassium-transporting ATPase subunit KdpC, with translation MQSAPSLPRQGGILRPALVVFAALSLVTGLAYPFLTRGVAAVVFPHEAAGSLITQGDKIVGSELIGQTFTSPQYFWSRPSATAPMPYNGAASGGSNLGPRNPALAEAIQARIAALKAADPDNPTPVPVDLITASGSGLDPHISPAAAAYQAARVARVRHLTRAQIDALIQAHTEKPWLGVLGDPAVNVLTLNLALDQLSPAR, from the coding sequence ATGCAATCCGCCCCATCCCTGCCCCGTCAAGGCGGCATCCTGCGCCCCGCGCTGGTCGTTTTCGCGGCCCTGTCGCTGGTGACAGGGCTGGCCTACCCGTTCCTGACGCGCGGCGTGGCGGCTGTCGTGTTCCCGCACGAAGCGGCAGGCTCGTTGATCACGCAAGGCGACAAGATTGTGGGCTCTGAGTTGATCGGCCAAACCTTCACATCGCCGCAGTATTTCTGGAGCCGTCCGTCGGCCACCGCGCCCATGCCATATAACGGCGCGGCGTCCGGCGGGTCCAATCTGGGCCCTCGCAACCCCGCGCTGGCGGAAGCCATCCAGGCGCGTATTGCGGCCCTGAAGGCGGCAGACCCTGACAACCCCACGCCCGTGCCGGTAGATCTGATCACGGCTTCGGGCAGCGGGCTCGATCCGCACATCAGTCCGGCAGCCGCCGCCTACCAGGCGGCGCGCGTGGCGCGGGTCCGGCATTTGACGCGCGCGCAGATCGATGCGCTGATTCAGGCCCACACCGAAAAGCCATGGCTGGGCGTCCTGGGAGACCCGGCCGTCAACGTGCTGACGCTGAATCTGGCGTTGGATCAATTGAGTCCGGCGCGCTGA
- a CDS encoding sensor histidine kinase, translating to MADIAGERPDPDALLKTLDDAARQAVRGKLRVYFGSSAGVGKTYAMLVAARAQAAQGASVLAGIVETHGRRETATLLDGLTILPLKEVAYRGHVLKEFDLDGALAARPGLVLVDELAHSNAPGSRHAKRWQDIEELLAAGIDVWTTLNVQHLDSLNEAVGSITGVRVWETVPDEVFDAADEVILVDLSADELLRRLKEGKVYLPEQARHATRNFFRKGNLIALRELALRRTADHVDDDVQAYRRDRAIEPVWRTREAVVACIGPDADAEYVIRSAHRLSQQLECDLHVVTIDTPRAAPTPQAEQDRMQRSLALADSLGARTETLAGGDMVDAVVRYVRRHNITKAIVGRTRATGLQRLRLSVSALLTAAITPGWLWRRHSFADMLAAGCPEIDIIRLGAPPLPASAAPGRDPLTLGRRARSATDDRNGSPWAGYAWALCYCAAATGLSMLAFPVLHQTNIVMLFLLAVVGVALRHGRGPAALASVVSVALFDFFFVQPLASFAVSDVQYLLTFGVLLSVGLLIGQLTAGLRLQALASVKREADARSLYEFARELSSALLPEQIVASAGAFVHATFGSRCALYILGLDDRLKLASPAADDMPPLESALAQWVYDHGQPAGAGTATLSNSDLLYLPLKAPMRTRGVLALAAPRRSLFSHPDSRRQIEAYATLIAIALERLHYVEVAQQALVSMESERLRNSLLAAVSHDLRTPLTSLVGMTDTLMRQQSTLPPDIQDTIRAMRDQAQRMHALVVNLLDMARLQSRDTPLRLEWQSIEELVGASLAAMRESLAAHRVTVASLSYLPLVECDGVLIERVLCNLLENAAKYTPAGSTLHLHAAVHENELRVAVSDNGPGVAPGAERRIFEKFTRGERESATPGVGLGLAVCEAIITAHHGRIWVEHTPGLASGAQFVFSLPLGTPPPMHPETL from the coding sequence ATGGCTGATATTGCTGGCGAGCGTCCCGATCCGGACGCGCTCTTGAAGACCCTGGACGACGCCGCCCGGCAAGCGGTGCGCGGCAAGCTGCGCGTGTACTTCGGATCGTCGGCCGGCGTGGGCAAGACCTACGCCATGCTGGTCGCGGCCCGCGCGCAGGCAGCCCAGGGCGCCAGCGTGCTGGCCGGCATCGTCGAAACCCATGGCCGCCGCGAAACCGCGACCTTGCTGGACGGTCTGACGATACTGCCGCTGAAAGAAGTGGCGTACCGTGGCCACGTGCTGAAGGAGTTCGATCTGGACGGCGCGCTGGCTGCGCGCCCGGGACTGGTGCTGGTTGACGAGCTGGCGCACTCCAACGCGCCAGGTTCACGCCACGCCAAGCGCTGGCAAGACATCGAAGAACTGTTGGCCGCCGGCATCGATGTCTGGACCACGCTGAACGTGCAGCACCTGGACAGCCTGAACGAAGCCGTAGGCAGCATCACGGGCGTGCGGGTCTGGGAGACCGTGCCCGACGAAGTCTTTGACGCCGCCGATGAAGTCATCCTGGTAGATCTTTCAGCAGACGAACTTCTGCGCCGGCTAAAAGAAGGCAAGGTCTACCTGCCCGAACAAGCCCGCCACGCCACCCGCAATTTCTTTCGCAAAGGCAATCTGATTGCCTTGCGCGAATTGGCGTTGCGCCGCACGGCAGACCATGTGGACGACGACGTCCAGGCCTACCGCCGCGACCGTGCCATTGAACCGGTGTGGCGCACGCGCGAGGCAGTCGTCGCCTGCATCGGACCCGATGCCGACGCCGAATATGTCATCCGCAGCGCTCATCGCCTCAGCCAGCAGCTGGAATGCGATCTGCACGTTGTCACCATCGACACCCCGCGCGCGGCGCCAACGCCGCAGGCGGAACAGGACCGCATGCAACGCAGCCTGGCGCTGGCCGACTCGCTGGGCGCGCGCACGGAAACGCTGGCGGGCGGCGACATGGTCGATGCCGTTGTCCGCTATGTGCGCCGCCACAATATCACCAAGGCCATCGTGGGCCGCACCCGCGCCACGGGCCTGCAACGCTTGCGCCTGTCCGTGTCCGCCCTGCTTACCGCCGCCATTACGCCCGGCTGGCTTTGGCGCCGTCACAGCTTTGCCGACATGCTGGCCGCTGGCTGCCCCGAAATCGACATCATCCGCCTGGGCGCGCCGCCCTTGCCTGCCAGCGCCGCCCCCGGCCGCGATCCGCTCACGCTTGGACGCCGGGCCCGCTCGGCCACCGACGATCGCAACGGCTCTCCATGGGCCGGATATGCCTGGGCGCTGTGCTATTGCGCTGCGGCCACCGGGCTGTCGATGCTGGCGTTTCCGGTGCTGCACCAGACCAATATCGTCATGCTCTTCCTGCTGGCGGTCGTGGGCGTGGCGCTGCGCCATGGCAGAGGGCCGGCCGCGCTGGCTTCGGTCGTCAGCGTGGCGCTTTTCGACTTTTTCTTTGTGCAGCCTCTGGCCTCGTTCGCAGTATCAGATGTGCAATATCTTCTGACCTTCGGGGTGTTGCTGTCCGTGGGACTGCTCATCGGGCAACTGACCGCCGGCCTGCGCTTGCAGGCTCTGGCGTCCGTCAAACGCGAGGCCGACGCGCGCAGCCTGTATGAGTTTGCACGCGAGCTGTCATCCGCATTGCTGCCCGAGCAAATCGTGGCGTCGGCTGGCGCCTTCGTCCACGCCACCTTTGGCTCGCGCTGCGCGCTCTATATCTTGGGTCTGGACGACAGGCTGAAGCTGGCCTCGCCCGCCGCCGACGACATGCCGCCGCTGGAATCCGCGCTGGCCCAATGGGTCTACGATCACGGCCAGCCTGCGGGCGCGGGTACGGCCACCTTGTCCAACAGCGACCTGCTGTACCTGCCGCTGAAGGCGCCCATGCGCACGCGTGGCGTATTGGCGCTGGCAGCGCCGCGCCGCAGCCTTTTTTCCCATCCGGATTCCCGCCGTCAGATCGAGGCCTACGCTACCCTGATCGCCATTGCGCTGGAACGCCTGCACTATGTGGAAGTGGCCCAGCAAGCGCTGGTCAGCATGGAATCCGAACGGCTGCGCAACTCCTTGCTGGCCGCGGTATCGCATGACCTGCGCACGCCGCTGACCAGTCTGGTCGGCATGACCGATACGCTGATGCGTCAGCAATCAACGCTGCCGCCCGATATTCAAGACACCATCCGCGCCATGCGCGATCAAGCCCAGCGCATGCACGCGCTGGTGGTCAATCTGCTGGACATGGCGCGTCTGCAAAGCCGCGACACGCCGCTGCGGCTGGAATGGCAATCCATTGAAGAATTGGTGGGTGCGTCTCTGGCCGCCATGCGCGAATCGCTGGCTGCTCACCGCGTCACGGTGGCCAGCCTGTCGTACCTGCCCCTGGTGGAATGCGATGGCGTGCTGATCGAGCGCGTGCTGTGCAATTTGCTGGAAAACGCCGCCAAGTACACGCCTGCTGGCAGCACTCTGCATCTGCATGCGGCAGTTCATGAAAACGAACTGCGCGTGGCCGTCAGCGACAACGGACCCGGCGTCGCGCCTGGCGCCGAACGCCGCATATTTGAAAAAT